A stretch of the Synechocystis sp. PCC 7338 genome encodes the following:
- the grxC gene encoding glutaredoxin 3, with amino-acid sequence MAVSAKVEIYTWSTCPFCMRALALLKRKGIEFQEYCIDGDNEARESMAERANGRRSLPQIFIDDQHIGGCDDIYALESAGKLDPLLQ; translated from the coding sequence ATGGCTGTTTCGGCAAAGGTTGAAATTTATACATGGAGCACCTGCCCCTTTTGCATGAGAGCCCTGGCGTTATTGAAACGTAAAGGGATAGAGTTTCAAGAATATTGCATTGACGGCGATAACGAAGCCAGAGAGTCCATGGCAGAAAGGGCCAACGGCAGAAGGAGCTTGCCCCAAATTTTTATTGACGACCAACACATTGGCGGCTGTGATGATATCTACGCCCTGGAAAGTGCCGGCAAATTAGACCCCCTGCTTCAATAG
- a CDS encoding type II toxin-antitoxin system PemK/MazF family toxin encodes MNTIYEQFDVVIVPVPFTDRQSDIRRPALILSDAPAFNNRIGHSVMAMITSAKNAPWPLDTPIEDTRSAGLFTPSVVRMKLFTLEHKYILDCVGSLSKQDRLMVKSAFPHVFKLS; translated from the coding sequence ATGAACACAATTTACGAACAATTTGACGTCGTCATTGTCCCAGTTCCCTTCACGGATAGGCAATCTGATATTCGTCGCCCCGCTTTAATTTTGTCTGACGCCCCTGCTTTTAATAACCGCATTGGTCACAGTGTTATGGCTATGATCACCTCGGCTAAAAATGCTCCTTGGCCCCTCGATACTCCCATCGAAGATACCCGTTCAGCGGGCTTATTCACTCCTTCTGTGGTGAGAATGAAACTGTTTACCCTGGAGCATAAGTACATCCTCGACTGCGTTGGTTCCCTATCCAAGCAAGACCGATTGATGGTTAAAAGCGCCTTTCCCCACGTTTTTAAGCTGAGTTAA
- a CDS encoding cytosine deaminase — protein MSSPLAFPSNGHYWLENAHILPNLVKIKVNFPENFQFPSPWEDLGLYNLEIADGKIKNIIAVGQGEELDLVTDDDVPRVNLGRRMILPCFVDMHTHLDKGHIWGRSPNGNGTFAGAIASTQRDAANHRQPEDVYRRMEFGLRCSYAHGTVAVRTHLESAGQRGQMVWEVFRQLRQTWVDRLTLQGVAMVTTDYYLTPEAEKLADQMTEWGGILGGVAYAGPQVEAQLTRLFSLAQTRNLAIDLHVDENGDRRSRVLHQVAAIALKVGFTGQIVCGHCCSLDVQSPQQVQQTLDLVKQANIAIISLPLCNLYLQGRDQPQEPAWRGITKVHAIQAQGIPLVFASDNCRDPFFPFGDHDGLEVLNQSVRIGQLDPPYGRWCATVNHTPAQLMGLVGHGCLAVDGPADFVIFPARHFSELFSRSQGDRLVIRRGKPTHHRPPEYQELDNLMGFGVVGS, from the coding sequence ATGTCTTCCCCTCTGGCTTTTCCAAGTAATGGCCACTATTGGCTTGAAAATGCCCATATTCTTCCTAATTTGGTTAAAATCAAGGTAAATTTTCCCGAAAATTTTCAGTTCCCCAGTCCCTGGGAAGATTTAGGACTTTATAATCTGGAAATTGCCGACGGCAAAATCAAAAATATCATTGCTGTTGGGCAAGGGGAAGAGCTCGACTTAGTTACCGACGATGATGTCCCCAGGGTGAATTTAGGTAGAAGAATGATCTTGCCTTGTTTTGTGGATATGCATACTCACCTGGATAAGGGCCATATCTGGGGGCGATCGCCCAATGGGAATGGAACCTTTGCCGGGGCCATTGCCAGCACCCAACGGGATGCGGCCAACCATCGGCAGCCGGAGGATGTTTACCGCAGAATGGAATTTGGTCTCCGGTGTAGTTACGCCCACGGCACAGTGGCTGTGCGGACTCACTTGGAATCCGCAGGGCAGAGGGGACAAATGGTTTGGGAGGTTTTTCGTCAACTGCGCCAGACCTGGGTCGATCGCCTGACGTTGCAGGGGGTGGCCATGGTCACCACAGACTATTACCTCACTCCAGAGGCAGAAAAGTTGGCCGATCAGATGACAGAGTGGGGAGGAATTTTAGGGGGAGTGGCCTATGCCGGCCCCCAGGTGGAGGCCCAGTTAACCCGTCTGTTTAGCCTCGCCCAGACCAGGAATTTAGCCATTGACCTCCACGTCGATGAAAATGGCGATCGCCGCTCCCGAGTGTTACATCAAGTAGCCGCCATCGCCTTAAAAGTTGGTTTTACCGGTCAAATTGTCTGTGGGCACTGTTGCAGTTTGGATGTGCAATCCCCCCAGCAAGTCCAGCAAACTCTGGATTTAGTCAAGCAGGCCAATATTGCCATCATTAGTTTGCCCCTGTGCAACCTGTATCTCCAGGGCCGCGATCAGCCCCAGGAACCGGCCTGGCGGGGCATTACCAAAGTTCATGCCATTCAAGCTCAGGGTATTCCCCTCGTATTTGCCAGTGATAACTGTCGGGATCCGTTTTTTCCCTTTGGCGACCATGATGGCCTGGAAGTATTGAACCAATCCGTACGCATTGGCCAACTGGATCCCCCCTACGGTCGCTGGTGTGCCACCGTCAATCACACCCCGGCCCAATTAATGGGACTTGTCGGTCATGGTTGCCTCGCTGTAGATGGCCCAGCAGATTTTGTCATCTTTCCAGCCCGTCACTTCAGTGAGCTTTTCTCCCGTTCCCAAGGCGATCGCCTAGTAATACGCAGGGGAAAACCCACCCATCATCGCCCACCGGAATACCAAGAATTGGATAACTTGATGGGGTTTGGGGTAGTGGGGTCATAA
- a CDS encoding alpha/beta fold hydrolase, with protein MIFSLTVPVPAFTEATSLECWRQMQQVSLPVHCSDRPSPIAVDTNYVDQGQGETMLFLHGFDSSVLEFRRLLPLIKKDFRVIAVDLLGFGFTTRSKTLPPTPANIKIHLDHFWQTVIQEPITLVGVSMGGAVALDFCLSFPERVKKLVLIDSAGLAKQPFASRLMFAPVDRWLTKFLANPNVRQSIGQAAYYDRNLASEDARRCAEAHLACAGWSDGLIAFTKSGGYGSFSQQLGQIASPSLIIWGKQDKILGTKAPEQFRRLLPQSQLLWLDTCGHVPHLEQPEATAAALRQFCL; from the coding sequence ATGATTTTTTCCTTAACTGTCCCCGTACCGGCATTTACCGAAGCAACGTCCTTGGAATGTTGGCGACAAATGCAACAAGTTTCCTTGCCCGTCCATTGCTCCGATCGCCCCAGCCCCATTGCCGTGGACACTAACTATGTCGACCAGGGTCAGGGGGAAACGATGCTTTTCCTCCATGGCTTTGACAGTTCGGTGTTGGAATTTCGCCGCCTACTGCCCCTAATAAAAAAAGATTTTCGGGTGATCGCCGTCGATTTGTTGGGATTTGGCTTCACAACTAGATCTAAAACATTACCGCCTACTCCAGCTAACATCAAAATTCACCTAGATCATTTTTGGCAAACAGTTATTCAAGAACCAATTACCTTAGTGGGGGTGTCCATGGGGGGAGCAGTGGCCCTAGATTTTTGCCTCAGCTTTCCCGAACGAGTCAAAAAACTAGTGCTGATAGATAGTGCTGGTCTGGCCAAACAACCCTTTGCCAGTCGGTTGATGTTTGCACCGGTTGATCGTTGGTTGACTAAATTTTTAGCTAATCCTAACGTGCGACAAAGCATTGGCCAGGCCGCCTATTACGACCGGAATTTGGCCAGTGAGGATGCTCGCCGCTGTGCAGAAGCCCATTTAGCCTGTGCCGGTTGGAGTGACGGACTGATTGCCTTCACCAAAAGCGGCGGCTATGGCTCCTTTTCCCAGCAGTTGGGGCAAATTGCCTCACCGAGTCTGATTATTTGGGGTAAACAAGACAAAATTTTAGGCACTAAAGCCCCGGAGCAGTTCCGTCGCCTGTTGCCCCAGAGCCAACTACTCTGGCTTGATACCTGTGGCCATGTGCCTCACTTGGAACAACCGGAAGCCACCGCCGCTGCCCTCAGACAATTTTGTCTATGA
- the menB gene encoding 1,4-dihydroxy-2-naphthoyl-CoA synthase: MDWHVAKNYEDILYYKAGGIAKIVINRPHKRNAFRPQTVFELYDAFCNAREDSRIGVVLLTGAGPHSDGKYAFCSGGDQSVRGEGGYIDDQGTPRLNVLDLQRLIRSMPKVVIALVAGYAIGGGHVLHLVCDLTIAADNAVFGQTGPKVGSFDGGFGSSYLARIVGQKKAREIWYLCRQYSAQEAERMGMVNTVVPVDRLEKEGVQWAKEILSKSPLAIRCLKAAFNADCDGQAGLQELAGNATLLYYMTAEGSEGKQAFLEKRSPDFSQYPWLP; this comes from the coding sequence ATGGATTGGCACGTTGCAAAAAATTACGAGGATATTCTCTATTACAAAGCAGGTGGCATCGCCAAAATTGTCATCAACCGTCCCCATAAACGCAACGCCTTTCGTCCCCAAACCGTTTTTGAACTCTATGATGCGTTTTGTAACGCCCGGGAAGATAGCCGCATTGGCGTAGTGCTACTAACCGGAGCCGGGCCCCACAGTGATGGCAAGTATGCATTTTGTTCCGGTGGTGACCAATCTGTCCGGGGGGAAGGGGGCTATATCGACGATCAAGGCACTCCCCGCCTTAACGTGCTTGATTTGCAACGGTTAATTCGCTCCATGCCCAAGGTTGTCATCGCCCTAGTCGCTGGCTATGCCATTGGCGGTGGCCACGTTTTACATCTGGTGTGTGACCTAACTATTGCCGCCGATAACGCTGTTTTTGGCCAAACTGGGCCGAAAGTCGGTAGTTTTGACGGAGGCTTTGGCTCCAGTTACTTAGCTCGCATTGTTGGGCAAAAAAAAGCTAGGGAAATTTGGTATCTCTGCCGGCAATACTCTGCCCAGGAAGCCGAACGCATGGGCATGGTCAACACCGTTGTTCCCGTCGACCGCCTGGAGAAAGAAGGTGTTCAATGGGCCAAGGAAATTTTGAGTAAAAGCCCTTTGGCAATCCGTTGCCTCAAAGCCGCTTTTAATGCAGACTGTGACGGCCAAGCCGGGTTACAGGAATTAGCCGGTAACGCCACCTTGCTCTATTACATGACCGCCGAAGGTAGTGAAGGCAAACAAGCCTTTTTGGAAAAACGCTCCCCCGATTTTAGCCAATATCCCTGGTTGCCATAA
- the pntA gene encoding Re/Si-specific NAD(P)(+) transhydrogenase subunit alpha has protein sequence MTIAAPATAVAPLTSAPAPKKIGVPRECFDQECRVAMTPDTAKKLQKLGFDLLLETGAGSRADFADALYEALGCQIVGDRQTLFNQADIILKVRPPAPEEVEELPEGKTLISFIWPAQSPELLEKLAAKNITVLAMDAVPRISRAQKLDALSSMANIAGYRAVIEAANRFGRFFTGQITAAGKVPPAKVLVIGAGVAGLAAIGAAKSLGAIVRAFDTRPVVKEQVESLGGEFLLLDFKEDGTGQGGYAKTMSEEFIAAEMALFAAQAQEVDIIITTALIPGRPAPKLITEAMVKSMRAGSVVVDLAAEQGGNCEVTKPGEVYDYEGVTIIGYTDLPSRMASQSSQLYGTNLWHLLKDMGGSEDFKVDVEDEVIRGALVSHEGKVTWPPPKINPPSPPQPTKPAVTVVDSEAKSGKKSGSGNFLWLALAAIALVGIGLGAPTSFLSHFTVFVLACVVGWQLIWNVAPALHTPLMSVTNAISGIIIIGGMLQISGPLNSPTTILGAIAILVGTINIAGGFLVTQRMLKMFRK, from the coding sequence ATGACCATTGCCGCCCCAGCCACTGCTGTTGCTCCCCTTACTTCTGCCCCAGCCCCGAAAAAGATTGGGGTGCCCAGGGAGTGCTTTGACCAGGAATGTCGGGTGGCCATGACCCCTGACACCGCGAAAAAGCTACAAAAGTTGGGCTTTGACCTCCTGCTAGAAACGGGGGCCGGCAGTCGGGCTGATTTTGCTGATGCACTCTACGAAGCCCTCGGTTGTCAAATCGTTGGCGATCGCCAAACGTTATTTAACCAAGCGGATATTATTCTCAAGGTGCGTCCCCCTGCTCCGGAGGAAGTGGAAGAGTTGCCGGAAGGGAAAACTTTAATTAGTTTCATTTGGCCCGCCCAGAGTCCAGAACTGCTGGAGAAATTGGCCGCCAAAAATATCACCGTGCTAGCCATGGATGCGGTGCCCCGTATTAGCCGGGCCCAGAAGCTAGATGCCCTTAGTTCCATGGCCAACATTGCCGGTTATCGGGCTGTAATTGAAGCGGCTAATCGGTTTGGACGCTTTTTCACCGGGCAAATTACCGCGGCAGGGAAAGTTCCCCCGGCCAAAGTTCTAGTCATTGGGGCCGGGGTGGCCGGTCTAGCGGCGATCGGGGCGGCCAAAAGTTTAGGGGCGATCGTGCGGGCCTTTGATACCCGCCCAGTGGTCAAAGAACAGGTGGAAAGTTTAGGCGGCGAGTTTCTCCTGCTGGATTTCAAAGAGGATGGCACAGGGCAAGGTGGTTACGCCAAGACCATGAGTGAAGAATTCATTGCGGCGGAAATGGCGTTATTTGCGGCCCAGGCCCAGGAGGTGGACATTATTATCACCACAGCGTTAATTCCTGGTCGTCCTGCTCCCAAGTTAATTACCGAAGCAATGGTGAAATCCATGCGGGCCGGTTCCGTCGTGGTAGATCTAGCGGCGGAACAGGGGGGAAATTGTGAAGTCACTAAACCTGGAGAAGTTTACGATTACGAAGGGGTAACCATCATTGGCTACACCGATTTACCCAGTCGCATGGCCAGTCAATCCAGCCAACTGTATGGCACTAATCTTTGGCATTTGCTCAAGGACATGGGGGGCTCGGAAGACTTTAAGGTGGATGTGGAAGACGAGGTAATCCGGGGAGCTTTAGTATCCCATGAAGGCAAAGTTACCTGGCCGCCGCCAAAAATTAATCCCCCCAGTCCTCCCCAACCGACTAAACCCGCCGTGACCGTAGTGGACAGTGAAGCCAAATCCGGCAAAAAATCCGGCTCTGGTAATTTCCTTTGGTTAGCCCTAGCGGCGATCGCCTTGGTGGGCATTGGGCTGGGGGCACCAACTTCTTTCCTTTCCCATTTCACAGTTTTTGTGTTGGCCTGTGTGGTGGGCTGGCAATTAATTTGGAATGTGGCCCCGGCCCTCCATACTCCTTTGATGAGCGTGACCAATGCCATTAGTGGCATCATCATCATCGGCGGCATGCTCCAAATTTCCGGCCCATTGAATAGTCCCACCACCATCCTGGGGGCGATCGCCATTTTGGTGGGAACAATCAATATTGCTGGGGGATTTTTAGTTACCCAACGGATGCTAAAAATGTTCCGGAAGTAA
- a CDS encoding nucleotidyltransferase family protein, whose translation MQISPAFKHKISIDPGKVTTFCQQWQITELALFGSVLRDDFDLDNSDIDVLVSFASNILWTILDLVDMEDQLEEIFNRKVDLVERISIEKSQNPFRKKATLESCQVIYANPRVELPERYA comes from the coding sequence ATGCAAATTTCCCCAGCATTTAAACATAAAATTTCCATTGATCCAGGCAAAGTTACTACATTTTGTCAGCAATGGCAAATAACTGAGCTTGCCCTATTTGGTTCAGTTCTTCGAGATGATTTTGATCTAGATAACAGTGACATTGACGTTTTGGTCTCTTTTGCGTCTAACATCCTCTGGACAATTCTAGATCTAGTGGATATGGAAGATCAACTTGAAGAAATCTTTAACCGGAAAGTTGACTTAGTAGAGCGAATCAGCATCGAAAAAAGTCAAAATCCCTTTAGAAAAAAGGCAACTTTAGAATCCTGCCAGGTTATTTATGCAAACCCGCGAGTTGAGTTACCCGAAAGATATGCTTAA
- a CDS encoding DUF86 domain-containing protein, with amino-acid sequence MQTRELSYPKDMLNAAKLVQSFTMGISLESFQDNLMCQSAVTRQLEIIGEAPRRISVKSKEAITDIPWRQVIGMRHRIGHEYDRLNIDRIWQTVQFSLPPLIIALESIIESGND; translated from the coding sequence ATGCAAACCCGCGAGTTGAGTTACCCGAAAGATATGCTTAATGCGGCAAAATTGGTTCAAAGTTTTACAATGGGCATTAGTTTAGAATCTTTTCAAGATAATTTAATGTGCCAATCAGCTGTCACTCGCCAACTTGAAATTATTGGTGAAGCGCCCCGTAGAATATCAGTTAAGTCTAAAGAAGCAATTACAGATATTCCTTGGCGACAAGTCATTGGTATGAGACATCGTATTGGTCATGAATATGATCGTCTCAATATTGATCGTATCTGGCAAACCGTTCAGTTTTCCTTGCCTCCTTTGATAATCGCTTTGGAAAGCATTATTGAATCAGGAAATGATTGA
- a CDS encoding GtrA family protein: MITRETLPIYLQRLWRNAMVRWWIIGIIAMVFNVVLLDWFKVSLGMTLTWASVLSAEVITIIRYGAIDLWVFRNPSLSWQRCWEYHVANFSGFFLWSFIIVILGNKLGWDHKIAAIVATMITVFWSMATNFLWVWRKPKKKA; this comes from the coding sequence ATGATTACCAGGGAAACTTTGCCCATTTATCTACAACGCCTGTGGCGGAATGCAATGGTGCGCTGGTGGATCATCGGCATTATCGCCATGGTCTTTAACGTTGTCCTGCTGGATTGGTTTAAGGTGTCCCTCGGCATGACCCTTACCTGGGCTTCTGTCCTCTCTGCTGAAGTTATTACCATTATTCGCTACGGGGCGATCGACCTCTGGGTCTTTCGTAATCCCAGTCTTTCTTGGCAACGCTGTTGGGAATACCATGTGGCTAACTTTAGTGGCTTTTTTCTCTGGAGTTTCATTATTGTGATCTTGGGCAATAAGCTGGGCTGGGATCATAAAATAGCGGCGATCGTAGCCACCATGATTACCGTTTTTTGGAGCATGGCCACCAACTTTCTTTGGGTCTGGCGTAAACCAAAAAAGAAAGCTTAA
- a CDS encoding zinc-ribbon domain containing protein encodes MTRRKAKKQKLEAARLRRVKQRGPINPCDPNVIPPAEAIMANPQALSHNNTYGPMPRFYVDQLVQCRQCGKEEIWRAAAQQWWYEVAKGNINSKAVLCRACRAVEKQRKAAARKQHQNGLALKEKRD; translated from the coding sequence ATGACTAGGCGTAAGGCAAAAAAGCAAAAATTGGAAGCCGCCAGACTCCGCCGAGTTAAGCAAAGAGGCCCCATAAATCCCTGTGATCCCAACGTTATTCCACCAGCGGAAGCCATCATGGCCAATCCCCAGGCATTGAGCCATAACAACACCTATGGCCCGATGCCCAGATTCTATGTGGACCAATTGGTGCAATGTCGTCAGTGCGGCAAGGAAGAGATCTGGAGAGCCGCAGCCCAGCAATGGTGGTACGAAGTGGCCAAGGGCAATATCAATTCCAAGGCCGTACTCTGTCGAGCCTGTCGGGCTGTGGAAAAACAAAGGAAAGCAGCGGCTAGAAAGCAACACCAGAATGGCTTAGCCTTGAAAGAAAAACGTGATTAG
- the gshB gene encoding glutathione synthase: MKLAFIVDPLEKLDPGHDSTVAMMEAAQKLGHEVLVTSVGDLSVINGQAWAKLAAVRLQPVSLVDGHWQVSQPWYEVSESQWMSLTTCQAVFMRKDPPVTVQYLYATFILELLAPTETMVINSPQGLREANEKMYTLQFASMMPSTVVSLDKGLIRQFLEEQGAAVLKPLGGKAGEGILFLDPGDRNFNSLVEISTQQGREPVMVQRFLPAAKDGDKRIILLDGDPIGAVNRIPSGAEFRGNMAVGGRVAPTIITSREAEICALLKPKLQADGLYFVGIDVIGGYLTEVNVTSPTGIREIDRLEGVRLGEKVIYWLEKQF; this comes from the coding sequence GTGAAACTGGCTTTTATTGTCGATCCCCTAGAAAAACTCGATCCTGGCCATGATTCCACTGTGGCCATGATGGAAGCAGCCCAAAAACTGGGCCATGAAGTTTTGGTAACCTCAGTGGGGGACTTATCGGTTATCAATGGCCAAGCCTGGGCTAAGTTGGCGGCGGTTCGTCTTCAGCCGGTGAGTTTGGTGGATGGCCACTGGCAAGTTTCCCAACCTTGGTACGAAGTGTCTGAGTCCCAGTGGATGTCTCTGACTACATGCCAAGCGGTGTTCATGCGCAAGGACCCGCCGGTGACAGTTCAGTACCTTTACGCCACTTTCATTTTGGAGTTACTGGCCCCCACAGAAACCATGGTAATCAATTCTCCCCAGGGGCTGCGGGAAGCTAACGAAAAAATGTACACCCTGCAATTTGCGTCGATGATGCCCTCCACAGTAGTTAGTTTGGATAAGGGTCTGATCCGTCAATTTTTGGAAGAGCAGGGAGCGGCAGTGTTAAAACCCTTGGGTGGTAAGGCTGGGGAGGGAATTTTATTCCTAGATCCTGGCGATCGTAACTTTAACTCCCTGGTTGAAATTAGTACTCAACAAGGTAGGGAACCAGTAATGGTGCAACGTTTTTTACCTGCTGCCAAAGACGGTGACAAACGGATTATCCTGCTGGATGGTGATCCGATTGGGGCTGTCAATCGCATTCCCAGCGGGGCGGAATTCCGGGGAAATATGGCAGTCGGTGGTCGAGTGGCCCCCACAATCATTACCTCCAGGGAAGCAGAAATTTGCGCTTTACTAAAACCTAAATTGCAGGCCGATGGTCTATATTTTGTCGGCATTGATGTTATCGGAGGCTACCTAACGGAAGTCAATGTTACGAGTCCGACGGGGATCCGGGAGATTGACCGCCTCGAAGGAGTGCGCCTGGGGGAAAAGGTAATTTACTGGTTAGAAAAGCAATTTTAA